The Arachis duranensis cultivar V14167 chromosome 2, aradu.V14167.gnm2.J7QH, whole genome shotgun sequence genome has a window encoding:
- the LOC107474318 gene encoding uncharacterized protein LOC107474318, translated as MNDTIHTFMQEQREFQKKQDAYMATMAEALTRLTLPPQTAQSTQQASTSSSLPSQPQPNPKESINAITLQSGTKLDKNVAIPAKASDKTNNDEVEEEVEMTKGEDEKVEKCEEEPPKVKEPKRKTLLEEPSPIRFPTLAKKAKKQEDLDPTLVEVFMKVEVTVPLFQAIQQVPKYAKFLKDVCTHKDKLGNLNEKPVDDSISSLLPEKCNDPGPCLVTCLIGWIKFMDCMCDLGAYVSIMQLPIYQRLNLPPLKRSRARFILADKSIVSVVGIVENVIINI; from the coding sequence ATGAATGACACAATCCACACCTTCATGCAAGAGCAAAGAGAgtttcaaaagaaacaagatgcATACATGGCTACAATGGCCGAAGCCCTTACCCGTTTAACTCTCCCTCCTCAAACCGCACAAAGCACCCAACAAGCGTCAACCTCAAGTAGTTTACCCTCTCAACCTCAACCCAACCCTAAGGAGAGCATAAATGCCATTACTCTCCAAAGTGGTACTAAGTTGGACAAGAATGTCGCTATACCCGCAAAGGCAAGTGATAAGACCAACAATGATGAGGTAGAAGAAGAGGTGGAGATGACAAAAGGTGAAGATGAAAAAGTTGAGAAATGTGAGGAGGAGCCACCAAAAGTCAAGGAGCCAAAGAGAAAGACCTTGCTTGAAGAGCCTTCACCCATTCGATTCCCAACTTTGGCTAAGAAGGCAAAGAAGCAAGAAGATCTTGACCCCACTTTGGTAGAAGTTTTTATGAAAGTTGAAGTTACTGTCCCTCTCTTTCAAGCCATTCAACAAGTGCCAAAATATGCCAAGTTCCTTAAAGATGTGTGCACTCACAAAGACAAGCTTGGAAATCTTAACGAAAAGCCAGTAGATGATTCTATCTCTTCTTTGCTTCCTGAAAAATGTAATGATCCCGGCCCATGTTTGGTGACTTGTTTGATTGGTTGGATTAAGTTCATGGATTGTATGTGTGATTTGGGAGCGTATGTGAGCATCATGCAACTGCCCATATACCAAAGATTGAACTTACCACCCCTCAAGAGATCCAGGGCAAGGTTTATCTTGGCTGACAAGAGTATTGTGTCTGTGGTTGGAATTGTGGAGAACGTCATAATCAACATTTAA